The Pan troglodytes isolate AG18354 chromosome 17, NHGRI_mPanTro3-v2.0_pri, whole genome shotgun sequence genome includes a region encoding these proteins:
- the CXXC1 gene encoding CXXC-type zinc finger protein 1 isoform X1 gives MEGDGSDPEPPDAGEDSKSENGENAPIYCICRKPDINCFMIGCDNCNEWFHGDCIRITEKMAKAIREWYCRECREKDPKLEIRYRHKKSRERDGNERDSSEPRDEGGGRKRPVPDPDLQRRAGSGTGVGAMLARGSASPHKSSPQPLVATPSQHHQQQQQQIKRSARMCGECEACRRTEDCGHCDFCRDMKKFGGPNKIRQKCRLRQCQLRARESYKYFPSSLSPVTPSESLPRPRRPLPTQQQPQPSQKLGRIREDEGAVASSTVKEPPEATATPEPLSDEDLPLDPDLYQDFCAGAFDDHGLPWMSDTEESPFLDPALRKRAVKVKHVKRREKKSEKKVMERKEERYKRHRQKQKHKDKWKHPERADAKDPASLPQCLGPGCVRPAQPSSKYCSDDCGMKLAANRIYEILPQRIQQWQQSPCIAEEHGKKLLERIRREQQSARTRLQEMERRFHELEAIILRAKQQAVREDEESNEGDSDDTDLQIFCVSCGHPINPRVALRHMERCYAKYESQTSFGSMYPTRIEGATRLFCDVYNPQSKTYCKRLQVLCPEHSRDPKVPADEVCGCPLVRDVFELTGDFCRLPKRQCNRHYCWEKLRRAEVDLERVRVWYKLDELFEQERNVRTAMTNRAGLLALMLHQTIQHDPLTTDLRSSADR, from the exons ATG GAGGGAGATGGTTCAGACCCAGAGCCTCCAGATGCCGGGGAGGACAGCAAGTCGGAGAATGGGGAGAATGCGCCCATCTACTGCATCTGCCGCAAACCGGACATCAACTGCTTCATGAT CGGGTGTGACAACTGCAATGAGTGGTTCCATGGGGACTGCATCCGGATCACTGAGAAGATGGCCAAGGCCATCCGGGAGTGGTACTGTCGGGAGTGCAGAG AGAAAGACCCCAAGCTAGAGATTCGCTATCGGCACAAGAAGTCACGGGAGCGGGATGGCAATGAGCGGGACAGCAGTGAGCCCCGGGATGAGGGTGGAGGGCGCAAGAGGCCTGTCCCTGATCCAGACCTGCAGCGCCGGGCAGGGTCAGGGACAGGGGTTGGGGCCATGCTTGCTCGGGGCTCTGCTTCGCCCCACAAATCCTCTCCGCAGCCCTTGGTGGCCACACCCAGCCAG catcaccagcagcagcagcagcagatcaAACGGTCAGCCCGCATGTGTGGTGAGTGTGAGGCATGTCGGCGCACTGAGGACTGTGGTCACTGTGATTTCTGTCGGGACATGAAGAAGTTTGGGGGCCCCAACAAGATCCGGCAGAAGTGCCGGCTGCGCCAGTGCCAGCTGCGGGCCCGG GAATCGTACAAGTACTTCCCTTCCTCG CTCTCACCAGTGACGCCCTCAGAGTCCCTGCCAAGGCCCCGCCGGCCACTGCCCACCCAACAGCAGCCACAGCCATCACAGAAGTTAGGGCGCATCCGTGAAGATGAGGGGGCAGTGGCGTCATCAACAGTCAAGGAGCCTCCtgaggctacagccacacctgaGCCACTCTCAGATGAGGACCTACCTCTGGATCCTGACCTGTATCAGGACTTCTGTGCAGGGGCCTTTGATGACCATGGCCTG CCCTggatgagcgacacagaagagtCCCCATTCCTGGACCCCGCGCTGCGGAAGAGGGCAGTGAAAGTGAAGCATGTGAAGCGTCGGGAGAAGAAGTCTGAGAAGAAGGTGATGGAGAGG AAGGAGGAGCGATACAAGCGGCATCGGCAGAAGCAGAAGCACAAGGATAAATGGAAACACCCAGAGAGGGCTGATGCCAAGGACCCTGCGTCACTGCCCCAGTGCCTGGGGCCCGGCTGTGTGCGCCCCGCCCAGCCCAGCTCCAAGTATTGCTCAGATGACTGTGGCATGAAGCTGGCAGCCAA CCGCATCTACGAGATCCTCCCCCAGCGCATCCAGCAGTGGCAGCAGAGCCCTTGCATTGCTGAAGAGCACGGCAAGAAGCTGCTCGAACGCATTCGCCGAGAGCAGCAGAGTGCCCGCACTCGCCTTCAGGAAATGGAACGCCGATTCCATGAGCTTGAGGCCATCATTCTACGTGCCAAGCAGCAGGCTGTGCGCGAGGATGAGGAG AGCAACGAGGGTGACAGTGATGACACAGACCTGCAGATCTTCTGTGTTTCCTGTGGGCACCCCATCAACCCACGTGTTGCCTTGCGCCACATGGAGCGCTGCTACGCCAAG TATGAGAGCCAGACGTCCTTTGGGTCCATGTACCCCACACGCATTGAAGG GGCCACACGACTCTTCTGTGATGTGTATAATCCTCAGAGCAAAACATACTGTAAGCGGCTCCAGGTGCTGTGCCCCGAGCACTCACGGGACCCCAAA GTGCCAGCTGACGAGGTATGCGGGTGCCCCCTTGTACGTGATGTCTTTGAGCTCACGGGTGACTTCTGCCGCCTGCCCAAGCGCCAGTGCAATCGCCATTACTGCTGGGAGAAGCTGCGGCGTGCGGAAGTGGATTTGGAGCGCGTGCGTGTG TGGTACAAGCTGGACGAGCTGTTTGAGCAGGAGCGCAATGTGCGCACAGCCATGACAAACCGCGCGGGATTGCTGGCCCTGATGCTGCACCAGACGATCCAGCACGATCCCCTCACTACCGACCTGCGCTCCAGTGCCGACCGCTGA
- the CXXC1 gene encoding CXXC-type zinc finger protein 1 isoform X5, translating to MEGDGSDPEPPDAGEDSKSENGENAPIYCICRKPDINCFMIGCDNCNEWFHGDCIRITEKMAKAIREWYCRECREKDPKLEIRYRHKKSRERDGNERDSSEPRDEGGGRKRPVPDPDLQRRAGSGTGVGAMLARGSASPHKSSPQPLVATPSQHHQQQQQQIKRSARMCGECEACRRTEDCGHCDFCRDMKKFGGPNKIRQKCRLRQCQLRARLSPVTPSESLPRPRRPLPTQQQPQPSQKLGRIREDEGAVASSTVKEPPEATATPEPLSDEDLPLDPDLYQDFCAGAFDDHGLPWMSDTEESPFLDPALRKRAVKVKHVKRREKKSEKKVMERKEERYKRHRQKQKHKDKWKHPERADAKDPASLPQCLGPGCVRPAQPSSKYCSDDCGMKLAANRIYEILPQRIQQWQQSPCIAEEHGKKLLERIRREQQSARTRLQEMERRFHELEAIILRAKQQAVREDEESNEGDSDDTDLQIFCVSCGHPINPRVALRHMERCYAKYESQTSFGSMYPTRIEGATRLFCDVYNPQSKTYCKRLQVLCPEHSRDPKVPADEVCGCPLVRDVFELTGDFCRLPKRQCNRHYCWEKLRRAEVDLERVRVWYKLDELFEQERNVRTAMTNRAGLLALMLHQTIQHDPLTTDLRSSADR from the exons ATG GAGGGAGATGGTTCAGACCCAGAGCCTCCAGATGCCGGGGAGGACAGCAAGTCGGAGAATGGGGAGAATGCGCCCATCTACTGCATCTGCCGCAAACCGGACATCAACTGCTTCATGAT CGGGTGTGACAACTGCAATGAGTGGTTCCATGGGGACTGCATCCGGATCACTGAGAAGATGGCCAAGGCCATCCGGGAGTGGTACTGTCGGGAGTGCAGAG AGAAAGACCCCAAGCTAGAGATTCGCTATCGGCACAAGAAGTCACGGGAGCGGGATGGCAATGAGCGGGACAGCAGTGAGCCCCGGGATGAGGGTGGAGGGCGCAAGAGGCCTGTCCCTGATCCAGACCTGCAGCGCCGGGCAGGGTCAGGGACAGGGGTTGGGGCCATGCTTGCTCGGGGCTCTGCTTCGCCCCACAAATCCTCTCCGCAGCCCTTGGTGGCCACACCCAGCCAG catcaccagcagcagcagcagcagatcaAACGGTCAGCCCGCATGTGTGGTGAGTGTGAGGCATGTCGGCGCACTGAGGACTGTGGTCACTGTGATTTCTGTCGGGACATGAAGAAGTTTGGGGGCCCCAACAAGATCCGGCAGAAGTGCCGGCTGCGCCAGTGCCAGCTGCGGGCCCGG CTCTCACCAGTGACGCCCTCAGAGTCCCTGCCAAGGCCCCGCCGGCCACTGCCCACCCAACAGCAGCCACAGCCATCACAGAAGTTAGGGCGCATCCGTGAAGATGAGGGGGCAGTGGCGTCATCAACAGTCAAGGAGCCTCCtgaggctacagccacacctgaGCCACTCTCAGATGAGGACCTACCTCTGGATCCTGACCTGTATCAGGACTTCTGTGCAGGGGCCTTTGATGACCATGGCCTG CCCTggatgagcgacacagaagagtCCCCATTCCTGGACCCCGCGCTGCGGAAGAGGGCAGTGAAAGTGAAGCATGTGAAGCGTCGGGAGAAGAAGTCTGAGAAGAAGGTGATGGAGAGG AAGGAGGAGCGATACAAGCGGCATCGGCAGAAGCAGAAGCACAAGGATAAATGGAAACACCCAGAGAGGGCTGATGCCAAGGACCCTGCGTCACTGCCCCAGTGCCTGGGGCCCGGCTGTGTGCGCCCCGCCCAGCCCAGCTCCAAGTATTGCTCAGATGACTGTGGCATGAAGCTGGCAGCCAA CCGCATCTACGAGATCCTCCCCCAGCGCATCCAGCAGTGGCAGCAGAGCCCTTGCATTGCTGAAGAGCACGGCAAGAAGCTGCTCGAACGCATTCGCCGAGAGCAGCAGAGTGCCCGCACTCGCCTTCAGGAAATGGAACGCCGATTCCATGAGCTTGAGGCCATCATTCTACGTGCCAAGCAGCAGGCTGTGCGCGAGGATGAGGAG AGCAACGAGGGTGACAGTGATGACACAGACCTGCAGATCTTCTGTGTTTCCTGTGGGCACCCCATCAACCCACGTGTTGCCTTGCGCCACATGGAGCGCTGCTACGCCAAG TATGAGAGCCAGACGTCCTTTGGGTCCATGTACCCCACACGCATTGAAGG GGCCACACGACTCTTCTGTGATGTGTATAATCCTCAGAGCAAAACATACTGTAAGCGGCTCCAGGTGCTGTGCCCCGAGCACTCACGGGACCCCAAA GTGCCAGCTGACGAGGTATGCGGGTGCCCCCTTGTACGTGATGTCTTTGAGCTCACGGGTGACTTCTGCCGCCTGCCCAAGCGCCAGTGCAATCGCCATTACTGCTGGGAGAAGCTGCGGCGTGCGGAAGTGGATTTGGAGCGCGTGCGTGTG TGGTACAAGCTGGACGAGCTGTTTGAGCAGGAGCGCAATGTGCGCACAGCCATGACAAACCGCGCGGGATTGCTGGCCCTGATGCTGCACCAGACGATCCAGCACGATCCCCTCACTACCGACCTGCGCTCCAGTGCCGACCGCTGA
- the CXXC1 gene encoding CXXC-type zinc finger protein 1 isoform X3: MEGDGSDPEPPDAGEDSKSENGENAPIYCICRKPDINCFMIGCDNCNEWFHGDCIRITEKMAKAIREWYCRECREKDPKLEIRYRHKKSRERDGNERDSSEPRDEGGGRKRPVPDPDLQRRAGSGTGVGAMLARGSASPHKSSPQPLVATPSQHHQQQQQQIKRSARMCGECEACRRTEDCGHCDFCRDMKKFGGPNKIRQKCRLRQCQLRARESYKYFPSSLSPVTPSESLPRPRRPLPTQQQPQPSQKLGRIREDEGAVASSTVKEPPEATATPEPLSDEDLPLDPDLYQDFCAGAFDDHGLPWMSDTEESPFLDPALRKRAVKVKHVKRREKKSEKKKEERYKRHRQKQKHKDKWKHPERADAKDPASLPQCLGPGCVRPAQPSSKYCSDDCGMKLAANRIYEILPQRIQQWQQSPCIAEEHGKKLLERIRREQQSARTRLQEMERRFHELEAIILRAKQQAVREDEESNEGDSDDTDLQIFCVSCGHPINPRVALRHMERCYAKYESQTSFGSMYPTRIEGATRLFCDVYNPQSKTYCKRLQVLCPEHSRDPKVPADEVCGCPLVRDVFELTGDFCRLPKRQCNRHYCWEKLRRAEVDLERVRVWYKLDELFEQERNVRTAMTNRAGLLALMLHQTIQHDPLTTDLRSSADR, encoded by the exons ATG GAGGGAGATGGTTCAGACCCAGAGCCTCCAGATGCCGGGGAGGACAGCAAGTCGGAGAATGGGGAGAATGCGCCCATCTACTGCATCTGCCGCAAACCGGACATCAACTGCTTCATGAT CGGGTGTGACAACTGCAATGAGTGGTTCCATGGGGACTGCATCCGGATCACTGAGAAGATGGCCAAGGCCATCCGGGAGTGGTACTGTCGGGAGTGCAGAG AGAAAGACCCCAAGCTAGAGATTCGCTATCGGCACAAGAAGTCACGGGAGCGGGATGGCAATGAGCGGGACAGCAGTGAGCCCCGGGATGAGGGTGGAGGGCGCAAGAGGCCTGTCCCTGATCCAGACCTGCAGCGCCGGGCAGGGTCAGGGACAGGGGTTGGGGCCATGCTTGCTCGGGGCTCTGCTTCGCCCCACAAATCCTCTCCGCAGCCCTTGGTGGCCACACCCAGCCAG catcaccagcagcagcagcagcagatcaAACGGTCAGCCCGCATGTGTGGTGAGTGTGAGGCATGTCGGCGCACTGAGGACTGTGGTCACTGTGATTTCTGTCGGGACATGAAGAAGTTTGGGGGCCCCAACAAGATCCGGCAGAAGTGCCGGCTGCGCCAGTGCCAGCTGCGGGCCCGG GAATCGTACAAGTACTTCCCTTCCTCG CTCTCACCAGTGACGCCCTCAGAGTCCCTGCCAAGGCCCCGCCGGCCACTGCCCACCCAACAGCAGCCACAGCCATCACAGAAGTTAGGGCGCATCCGTGAAGATGAGGGGGCAGTGGCGTCATCAACAGTCAAGGAGCCTCCtgaggctacagccacacctgaGCCACTCTCAGATGAGGACCTACCTCTGGATCCTGACCTGTATCAGGACTTCTGTGCAGGGGCCTTTGATGACCATGGCCTG CCCTggatgagcgacacagaagagtCCCCATTCCTGGACCCCGCGCTGCGGAAGAGGGCAGTGAAAGTGAAGCATGTGAAGCGTCGGGAGAAGAAGTCTGAGAAGAAG AAGGAGGAGCGATACAAGCGGCATCGGCAGAAGCAGAAGCACAAGGATAAATGGAAACACCCAGAGAGGGCTGATGCCAAGGACCCTGCGTCACTGCCCCAGTGCCTGGGGCCCGGCTGTGTGCGCCCCGCCCAGCCCAGCTCCAAGTATTGCTCAGATGACTGTGGCATGAAGCTGGCAGCCAA CCGCATCTACGAGATCCTCCCCCAGCGCATCCAGCAGTGGCAGCAGAGCCCTTGCATTGCTGAAGAGCACGGCAAGAAGCTGCTCGAACGCATTCGCCGAGAGCAGCAGAGTGCCCGCACTCGCCTTCAGGAAATGGAACGCCGATTCCATGAGCTTGAGGCCATCATTCTACGTGCCAAGCAGCAGGCTGTGCGCGAGGATGAGGAG AGCAACGAGGGTGACAGTGATGACACAGACCTGCAGATCTTCTGTGTTTCCTGTGGGCACCCCATCAACCCACGTGTTGCCTTGCGCCACATGGAGCGCTGCTACGCCAAG TATGAGAGCCAGACGTCCTTTGGGTCCATGTACCCCACACGCATTGAAGG GGCCACACGACTCTTCTGTGATGTGTATAATCCTCAGAGCAAAACATACTGTAAGCGGCTCCAGGTGCTGTGCCCCGAGCACTCACGGGACCCCAAA GTGCCAGCTGACGAGGTATGCGGGTGCCCCCTTGTACGTGATGTCTTTGAGCTCACGGGTGACTTCTGCCGCCTGCCCAAGCGCCAGTGCAATCGCCATTACTGCTGGGAGAAGCTGCGGCGTGCGGAAGTGGATTTGGAGCGCGTGCGTGTG TGGTACAAGCTGGACGAGCTGTTTGAGCAGGAGCGCAATGTGCGCACAGCCATGACAAACCGCGCGGGATTGCTGGCCCTGATGCTGCACCAGACGATCCAGCACGATCCCCTCACTACCGACCTGCGCTCCAGTGCCGACCGCTGA
- the CXXC1 gene encoding CXXC-type zinc finger protein 1 isoform X9 produces MSGSMGTASGSLRRWPRPSGSGTVGSAEHHQQQQQQIKRSARMCGECEACRRTEDCGHCDFCRDMKKFGGPNKIRQKCRLRQCQLRARESYKYFPSSLSPVTPSESLPRPRRPLPTQQQPQPSQKLGRIREDEGAVASSTVKEPPEATATPEPLSDEDLPLDPDLYQDFCAGAFDDHGLPWMSDTEESPFLDPALRKRAVKVKHVKRREKKSEKKVMERKEERYKRHRQKQKHKDKWKHPERADAKDPASLPQCLGPGCVRPAQPSSKYCSDDCGMKLAANRIYEILPQRIQQWQQSPCIAEEHGKKLLERIRREQQSARTRLQEMERRFHELEAIILRAKQQAVREDEESNEGDSDDTDLQIFCVSCGHPINPRVALRHMERCYAKYESQTSFGSMYPTRIEGATRLFCDVYNPQSKTYCKRLQVLCPEHSRDPKVPADEVCGCPLVRDVFELTGDFCRLPKRQCNRHYCWEKLRRAEVDLERVRVWYKLDELFEQERNVRTAMTNRAGLLALMLHQTIQHDPLTTDLRSSADR; encoded by the exons ATGAGTGGTTCCATGGGGACTGCATCCGGATCACTGAGAAGATGGCCAAGGCCATCCGGGAGTGGTACTGTCGGGAGTGCAGAG catcaccagcagcagcagcagcagatcaAACGGTCAGCCCGCATGTGTGGTGAGTGTGAGGCATGTCGGCGCACTGAGGACTGTGGTCACTGTGATTTCTGTCGGGACATGAAGAAGTTTGGGGGCCCCAACAAGATCCGGCAGAAGTGCCGGCTGCGCCAGTGCCAGCTGCGGGCCCGG GAATCGTACAAGTACTTCCCTTCCTCG CTCTCACCAGTGACGCCCTCAGAGTCCCTGCCAAGGCCCCGCCGGCCACTGCCCACCCAACAGCAGCCACAGCCATCACAGAAGTTAGGGCGCATCCGTGAAGATGAGGGGGCAGTGGCGTCATCAACAGTCAAGGAGCCTCCtgaggctacagccacacctgaGCCACTCTCAGATGAGGACCTACCTCTGGATCCTGACCTGTATCAGGACTTCTGTGCAGGGGCCTTTGATGACCATGGCCTG CCCTggatgagcgacacagaagagtCCCCATTCCTGGACCCCGCGCTGCGGAAGAGGGCAGTGAAAGTGAAGCATGTGAAGCGTCGGGAGAAGAAGTCTGAGAAGAAGGTGATGGAGAGG AAGGAGGAGCGATACAAGCGGCATCGGCAGAAGCAGAAGCACAAGGATAAATGGAAACACCCAGAGAGGGCTGATGCCAAGGACCCTGCGTCACTGCCCCAGTGCCTGGGGCCCGGCTGTGTGCGCCCCGCCCAGCCCAGCTCCAAGTATTGCTCAGATGACTGTGGCATGAAGCTGGCAGCCAA CCGCATCTACGAGATCCTCCCCCAGCGCATCCAGCAGTGGCAGCAGAGCCCTTGCATTGCTGAAGAGCACGGCAAGAAGCTGCTCGAACGCATTCGCCGAGAGCAGCAGAGTGCCCGCACTCGCCTTCAGGAAATGGAACGCCGATTCCATGAGCTTGAGGCCATCATTCTACGTGCCAAGCAGCAGGCTGTGCGCGAGGATGAGGAG AGCAACGAGGGTGACAGTGATGACACAGACCTGCAGATCTTCTGTGTTTCCTGTGGGCACCCCATCAACCCACGTGTTGCCTTGCGCCACATGGAGCGCTGCTACGCCAAG TATGAGAGCCAGACGTCCTTTGGGTCCATGTACCCCACACGCATTGAAGG GGCCACACGACTCTTCTGTGATGTGTATAATCCTCAGAGCAAAACATACTGTAAGCGGCTCCAGGTGCTGTGCCCCGAGCACTCACGGGACCCCAAA GTGCCAGCTGACGAGGTATGCGGGTGCCCCCTTGTACGTGATGTCTTTGAGCTCACGGGTGACTTCTGCCGCCTGCCCAAGCGCCAGTGCAATCGCCATTACTGCTGGGAGAAGCTGCGGCGTGCGGAAGTGGATTTGGAGCGCGTGCGTGTG TGGTACAAGCTGGACGAGCTGTTTGAGCAGGAGCGCAATGTGCGCACAGCCATGACAAACCGCGCGGGATTGCTGGCCCTGATGCTGCACCAGACGATCCAGCACGATCCCCTCACTACCGACCTGCGCTCCAGTGCCGACCGCTGA
- the CXXC1 gene encoding CXXC-type zinc finger protein 1 isoform X7 gives MEGDGSDPEPPDAGEDSKSENGENAPIYCICRKPDINCFMIGCDNCNEWFHGDCIRITEKMAKAIREWYCRECREKDPKLEIRYRHKKSRERDGNERDSSEPRDEGGGRKRPVPDPDLQRRAGSGTGVGAMLARGSASPHKSSPQPLVATPSQHHQQQQQQIKRSARMCGECEACRRTEDCGHCDFCRDMKKFGGPNKIRQKCRLRQCQLRARLSPVTPSESLPRPRRPLPTQQQPQPSQKLGRIREDEGAVASSTVKEPPEATATPEPLSDEDLPLDPDLYQDFCAGAFDDHGLPWMSDTEESPFLDPALRKRAVKVKHVKRREKKSEKKKEERYKRHRQKQKHKDKWKHPERADAKDPASLPQCLGPGCVRPAQPSSKYCSDDCGMKLAANRIYEILPQRIQQWQQSPCIAEEHGKKLLERIRREQQSARTRLQEMERRFHELEAIILRAKQQAVREDEESNEGDSDDTDLQIFCVSCGHPINPRVALRHMERCYAKYESQTSFGSMYPTRIEGATRLFCDVYNPQSKTYCKRLQVLCPEHSRDPKVPADEVCGCPLVRDVFELTGDFCRLPKRQCNRHYCWEKLRRAEVDLERVRVWYKLDELFEQERNVRTAMTNRAGLLALMLHQTIQHDPLTTDLRSSADR, from the exons ATG GAGGGAGATGGTTCAGACCCAGAGCCTCCAGATGCCGGGGAGGACAGCAAGTCGGAGAATGGGGAGAATGCGCCCATCTACTGCATCTGCCGCAAACCGGACATCAACTGCTTCATGAT CGGGTGTGACAACTGCAATGAGTGGTTCCATGGGGACTGCATCCGGATCACTGAGAAGATGGCCAAGGCCATCCGGGAGTGGTACTGTCGGGAGTGCAGAG AGAAAGACCCCAAGCTAGAGATTCGCTATCGGCACAAGAAGTCACGGGAGCGGGATGGCAATGAGCGGGACAGCAGTGAGCCCCGGGATGAGGGTGGAGGGCGCAAGAGGCCTGTCCCTGATCCAGACCTGCAGCGCCGGGCAGGGTCAGGGACAGGGGTTGGGGCCATGCTTGCTCGGGGCTCTGCTTCGCCCCACAAATCCTCTCCGCAGCCCTTGGTGGCCACACCCAGCCAG catcaccagcagcagcagcagcagatcaAACGGTCAGCCCGCATGTGTGGTGAGTGTGAGGCATGTCGGCGCACTGAGGACTGTGGTCACTGTGATTTCTGTCGGGACATGAAGAAGTTTGGGGGCCCCAACAAGATCCGGCAGAAGTGCCGGCTGCGCCAGTGCCAGCTGCGGGCCCGG CTCTCACCAGTGACGCCCTCAGAGTCCCTGCCAAGGCCCCGCCGGCCACTGCCCACCCAACAGCAGCCACAGCCATCACAGAAGTTAGGGCGCATCCGTGAAGATGAGGGGGCAGTGGCGTCATCAACAGTCAAGGAGCCTCCtgaggctacagccacacctgaGCCACTCTCAGATGAGGACCTACCTCTGGATCCTGACCTGTATCAGGACTTCTGTGCAGGGGCCTTTGATGACCATGGCCTG CCCTggatgagcgacacagaagagtCCCCATTCCTGGACCCCGCGCTGCGGAAGAGGGCAGTGAAAGTGAAGCATGTGAAGCGTCGGGAGAAGAAGTCTGAGAAGAAG AAGGAGGAGCGATACAAGCGGCATCGGCAGAAGCAGAAGCACAAGGATAAATGGAAACACCCAGAGAGGGCTGATGCCAAGGACCCTGCGTCACTGCCCCAGTGCCTGGGGCCCGGCTGTGTGCGCCCCGCCCAGCCCAGCTCCAAGTATTGCTCAGATGACTGTGGCATGAAGCTGGCAGCCAA CCGCATCTACGAGATCCTCCCCCAGCGCATCCAGCAGTGGCAGCAGAGCCCTTGCATTGCTGAAGAGCACGGCAAGAAGCTGCTCGAACGCATTCGCCGAGAGCAGCAGAGTGCCCGCACTCGCCTTCAGGAAATGGAACGCCGATTCCATGAGCTTGAGGCCATCATTCTACGTGCCAAGCAGCAGGCTGTGCGCGAGGATGAGGAG AGCAACGAGGGTGACAGTGATGACACAGACCTGCAGATCTTCTGTGTTTCCTGTGGGCACCCCATCAACCCACGTGTTGCCTTGCGCCACATGGAGCGCTGCTACGCCAAG TATGAGAGCCAGACGTCCTTTGGGTCCATGTACCCCACACGCATTGAAGG GGCCACACGACTCTTCTGTGATGTGTATAATCCTCAGAGCAAAACATACTGTAAGCGGCTCCAGGTGCTGTGCCCCGAGCACTCACGGGACCCCAAA GTGCCAGCTGACGAGGTATGCGGGTGCCCCCTTGTACGTGATGTCTTTGAGCTCACGGGTGACTTCTGCCGCCTGCCCAAGCGCCAGTGCAATCGCCATTACTGCTGGGAGAAGCTGCGGCGTGCGGAAGTGGATTTGGAGCGCGTGCGTGTG TGGTACAAGCTGGACGAGCTGTTTGAGCAGGAGCGCAATGTGCGCACAGCCATGACAAACCGCGCGGGATTGCTGGCCCTGATGCTGCACCAGACGATCCAGCACGATCCCCTCACTACCGACCTGCGCTCCAGTGCCGACCGCTGA